A part of Pectinatus sottacetonis genomic DNA contains:
- a CDS encoding IS3 family transposase gives MKKNLQNSLDLTTKVNLVRNLLTTKELPAQKGAELLEVNRTSIYYKGTPVSEEELACKAIIDSIHTDNPAWGARQISFQLKNLGYLVGRRKARRYMTEMGIDAIYPKMNLSKRMQQAKVCPYLMRNAVISRPNQAWSIDITYIPIKRGFLYLTAVIDWYSRCIVGWEVDDTLDTRMVIHALGKAFRVAKPLILNSDQRCQFTSNEYIEFLKGNNIRQSMDGKRRWADNIMIERWFRSFKYEEAYLTQYANLKEARQAIKKYIYTYNFKRHHSAIDYQVPATLYYPAMLIDYATA, from the coding sequence TTGAAAAAAAATCTACAGAACTCCTTGGACCTGACTACGAAAGTAAATTTAGTCCGAAACCTTTTGACGACTAAGGAACTTCCAGCTCAAAAAGGCGCTGAATTACTTGAAGTAAATCGTACTAGCATTTATTACAAAGGAACGCCAGTTTCAGAAGAAGAGCTTGCATGTAAGGCCATTATAGACAGTATTCATACGGATAATCCCGCTTGGGGCGCACGTCAAATATCATTTCAACTTAAAAACCTCGGTTATTTAGTAGGGCGCAGGAAAGCACGCCGATATATGACGGAAATGGGAATTGACGCGATATATCCGAAGATGAATCTTTCAAAGCGCATGCAGCAGGCAAAGGTATGTCCTTACTTAATGCGTAATGCCGTAATATCTCGGCCAAATCAAGCCTGGTCAATAGACATCACCTATATTCCCATCAAGCGAGGATTCCTTTATTTGACTGCTGTCATCGATTGGTATAGCCGATGTATTGTTGGCTGGGAAGTAGATGATACATTGGATACAAGAATGGTCATTCATGCACTTGGAAAAGCTTTTAGAGTTGCCAAGCCACTAATTTTAAATTCAGATCAGAGGTGTCAATTCACCAGCAATGAATATATTGAATTTCTCAAGGGGAATAATATCCGTCAAAGCATGGATGGGAAGAGACGATGGGCTGACAATATTATGATTGAACGTTGGTTTCGAAGTTTCAAGTATGAAGAAGCTTATCTGACCCAATATGCCAACCTAAAAGAGGCGCGTCAAGCAATTAAGAAGTATATCTATACCTACAATTTTAAACGGCATCATTCAGCAATTGATTATCAGGTGCCAGCTACGCTGTACTATCCAGCAATGCTGATAGACTATGCCACGGCTTAA
- a CDS encoding LysR family transcriptional regulator: MFKNKEYIYAVYIEQSFSKAAKRLYVSQPCLSAMVKKVETKIGVPIFNRNTSPVQLTKVGSAYINYIEKIMQYEHEFETYLTDIRGLKSGEISIGACNIISSFILPKIVTQFSKIHPLIKVNLYEGNIDSLNEKLHKGTLDVILDNYPIDESVYFTVPLFYESLYVVISQPLCKKIEDQYLSRSMTSRQVLSKTTDKKSNKSVPFSIFHNIPFIILRKGNDTRIRYDQLCMDFNIQPPIILEVDQLSTAYNICSNELSATLVVTH; this comes from the coding sequence ATGTTTAAGAATAAAGAATATATATACGCAGTATATATAGAACAAAGTTTTTCCAAAGCAGCAAAAAGACTATACGTTTCTCAACCTTGTCTAAGTGCTATGGTAAAGAAAGTTGAAACTAAAATCGGTGTTCCTATATTCAATCGTAATACTTCACCTGTACAATTAACTAAAGTAGGAAGTGCATATATTAATTATATTGAAAAAATCATGCAGTACGAACATGAATTTGAAACATATTTAACTGATATACGTGGACTTAAAAGCGGTGAAATTTCTATTGGTGCTTGTAATATTATTTCATCCTTTATTCTTCCTAAAATAGTGACTCAGTTTTCAAAAATACATCCACTTATTAAAGTAAACTTGTACGAAGGCAATATTGATTCGTTAAATGAAAAATTACATAAGGGAACTCTTGATGTAATTCTTGATAATTATCCTATAGATGAATCGGTATATTTTACAGTTCCACTTTTTTATGAAAGCTTATATGTTGTTATATCTCAACCTCTTTGTAAAAAAATTGAAGATCAATATTTATCAAGAAGTATGACAAGCAGACAGGTTTTATCTAAAACTACAGACAAAAAATCTAACAAATCTGTTCCATTTTCAATTTTTCATAATATTCCTTTTATAATTCTTAGGAAAGGAAATGACACCCGAATTAGATATGATCAATTATGTATGGATTTTAATATTCAACCACCAATAATTCTAGAAGTAGATCAACTATCAACAGCCTATAATATCTGTAGTAACGAGCTCAGTGCTACATTGGTAGTGACACATTAA
- the cuyB gene encoding cysteate racemase, translating into MAGKSIGILGGMGPAATCDLMQKIISMTDATKDQQHIHIYVDCNTNIPDRTDAILHNGKNPIPEMVKSGIKLQSNGADVLIMPCNTAHFFYDEIVKYFDIPVLHMPRETVKILNKRKIKKVGLLATDGTIQSGVYKNVLDEGNIQCIYPNKEEQNIIMNLIYSYIKKGIIAYNLLPIEKVVNVIDNLNMRGAENIILGCTELL; encoded by the coding sequence ATGGCGGGTAAATCAATAGGTATACTTGGTGGTATGGGACCAGCAGCAACTTGTGATTTAATGCAAAAGATTATTTCTATGACAGATGCAACTAAAGACCAGCAGCATATACATATTTATGTTGATTGTAATACTAACATTCCAGATAGAACAGATGCCATTTTGCACAATGGGAAGAACCCCATTCCCGAAATGGTAAAAAGCGGAATTAAACTTCAGTCTAATGGTGCAGATGTTTTAATAATGCCTTGTAATACAGCACATTTCTTTTATGATGAAATTGTAAAATATTTTGATATTCCGGTTCTTCATATGCCAAGGGAAACTGTTAAAATTCTAAATAAAAGAAAAATTAAAAAAGTTGGCCTATTGGCTACCGATGGCACAATACAAAGTGGCGTATATAAAAATGTTTTAGATGAAGGCAATATACAATGTATATATCCAAATAAAGAAGAACAAAATATAATTATGAATTTGATTTATTCTTATATAAAAAAGGGAATAATAGCTTATAATTTATTACCTATAGAAAAAGTAGTAAATGTTATAGATAATTTAAATATGCGGGGAGCCGAAAATATTATACTGGGTTGTACAGAATTACTATAA
- a CDS encoding SMODS domain-containing nucleotidyltransferase, giving the protein MSSSVQKHSIDQSIRKTISTRYQRITKAVNRAFWDSESEMEHSMYTGSYGRGTAIKTSEPL; this is encoded by the coding sequence ATGAGTTCAAGTGTACAGAAACATTCAATTGATCAAAGTATCAGAAAAACCATTTCAACGAGATACCAAAGAATAACAAAAGCTGTAAACCGTGCCTTTTGGGATAGCGAAAGTGAGATGGAGCACAGTATGTATACTGGTTCATATGGACGTGGAACCGCAATAAAGACAAGTGAGCCATTATAG
- a CDS encoding ATP-dependent DNA helicase, which produces MSMTDYLYDESYLTDNEWHEKLHNIPEITEKILMQLQDKKGMEKRIGQVSMSYEIAQSIYARENIMVEAGVGIGKSFAYLIPALLVQRRLSRPIVLVTASIALSDQLMKDVGYTCKIISEYVHEPFEIIPTLAKGARNYICPKKIADLMEKKKIIKGKECNKKKLTWQDKKIKNYPDWILNIKNAIERDDFKKKITPSQWQQICGDSCANEKRQCIYKDKCYYNKMRKNINNGGKAKIIIINMDMFIVHLKLLRQKGRGLLNENAILYIIDEAHNLEEKTRLKLTISKNKDNLLSLMDKIQTALQKKQHGILQGKTEKNITIMKNSINKIFTNEVKYITKYRKEDEQHEDATKFYYFKGKNTDKNGIDGWLKFLRNVHKEIDVSDLPIDKDGKIIADLEDFIELINAFLPESDNILWFQEDEDTDNKLAICSAPKNIDNYLKEMLFNDNLTPKILTSATLCQNNLSNEHAYDYQRSTIGYEGNLGESKKSPFNYDDNSIMYIPNDIVSPTDDHEKYLDEISKRIKELADITTGRTLCLFTSKKDMNCVYENLNELHLKWKILIQSSETSQKEIIRMYKKDKGILLSTGLWEGFNIKGPDISSVIIVRLPFPVPDPIIDYKVSTYSNNRNEVTIPEMLRKLRQGIGRLIRSNEDTGILSILDSRMKKYQESVLEVSPIKQVVRNLNDVKSFSKRKFVLK; this is translated from the coding sequence ATGAGTATGACAGATTACTTGTATGATGAATCATATTTAACTGATAATGAATGGCATGAAAAATTACATAATATACCTGAAATAACTGAAAAAATACTAATGCAACTACAGGATAAAAAAGGCATGGAAAAAAGGATTGGGCAAGTATCTATGTCTTATGAAATTGCTCAAAGTATATATGCAAGAGAAAATATAATGGTAGAAGCTGGTGTAGGGATTGGCAAATCATTTGCTTATTTAATTCCAGCTTTGTTAGTACAACGTCGTTTATCTCGTCCAATTGTATTAGTAACAGCCTCAATAGCATTATCAGATCAATTAATGAAAGATGTAGGATATACTTGCAAAATAATATCTGAATATGTTCATGAACCATTTGAAATTATTCCAACATTGGCAAAAGGTGCAAGAAATTATATATGTCCAAAAAAGATAGCGGATTTAATGGAAAAAAAGAAAATTATAAAGGGAAAAGAGTGTAATAAAAAAAAGTTAACTTGGCAAGATAAGAAGATAAAAAATTATCCTGACTGGATTCTAAATATTAAGAATGCAATTGAACGAGATGATTTTAAAAAAAAGATTACCCCTAGCCAATGGCAACAGATTTGTGGTGATTCATGTGCTAATGAAAAAAGGCAATGTATATATAAAGATAAATGCTACTATAACAAAATGAGAAAAAACATCAATAATGGTGGTAAGGCAAAAATTATAATTATAAATATGGATATGTTTATTGTTCATTTAAAATTATTAAGGCAAAAAGGCAGAGGTTTATTAAATGAAAATGCAATTCTTTACATAATAGATGAAGCACATAATCTAGAAGAAAAGACTCGTTTAAAATTAACTATATCAAAAAATAAGGATAATCTTTTATCTTTAATGGATAAAATTCAAACAGCATTACAAAAAAAACAACATGGTATTTTACAAGGGAAAACGGAAAAAAATATTACCATTATGAAAAATAGTATAAACAAAATTTTTACTAATGAAGTTAAATATATTACAAAATATAGGAAAGAGGATGAACAGCATGAAGATGCTACAAAATTCTATTATTTTAAAGGTAAAAATACAGATAAAAATGGCATTGATGGCTGGCTAAAGTTTTTGCGTAATGTTCATAAAGAAATAGATGTATCTGATTTGCCTATTGATAAAGATGGAAAAATAATAGCGGATTTAGAAGATTTTATAGAACTAATAAATGCTTTTTTACCTGAATCGGATAATATTCTTTGGTTTCAGGAAGATGAAGATACAGATAATAAATTGGCAATATGCTCAGCACCTAAAAACATAGACAATTACCTGAAGGAAATGCTTTTCAATGATAATTTAACACCCAAAATTCTTACTTCTGCTACATTATGTCAAAATAATCTTTCAAATGAACATGCATATGATTATCAAAGAAGCACAATTGGCTATGAGGGTAATTTAGGTGAATCAAAAAAATCTCCCTTCAATTATGATGATAATTCAATTATGTATATCCCAAATGATATAGTTTCTCCAACTGATGACCACGAAAAATATCTAGATGAAATTTCCAAACGGATAAAAGAACTTGCCGATATCACAACAGGAAGGACATTATGCCTATTTACATCAAAGAAAGATATGAATTGCGTATATGAGAATTTAAACGAATTACATCTTAAATGGAAAATACTTATACAATCTTCAGAGACATCACAAAAGGAAATCATAAGAATGTATAAAAAAGATAAGGGAATATTATTATCTACTGGTTTATGGGAAGGTTTTAATATAAAAGGACCAGATATATCTTCAGTTATTATAGTAAGATTACCATTCCCTGTTCCTGATCCAATTATCGATTATAAAGTTTCAACTTATAGTAATAATCGGAACGAAGTCACAATACCAGAAATGTTAAGAAAACTACGCCAAGGCATAGGCAGACTAATTCGATCTAATGAAGATACAGGCATATTATCTATTCTTGATAGCAGAATGAAAAAATATCAAGAAAGTGTTTTAGAAGTATCTCCTATAAAGCAAGTAGTTAGAAATTTAAATGATGTAAAATCATTTTCAAAAAGAAAATTTGTATTAAAATAA
- a CDS encoding IS3 family transposase (programmed frameshift) — MTNRREKREFTNDFKEQMVKLFNSGKPRSEIAREYDLTPSALNNWIRRINATGSAKECDNRTPEATELLRLRKENQKLKMENDIFKASSADTRTKVIVIRQNAHKYSVSAMCKCLNIARSTYYYESAVKNDESEIENEIKKIFQENYHVYGTRKIKKELHKSNFQVSRRRIGRIMKKLGLISKYTVAQFKVHKQKCNEDPVKNELNREFNGQKPYAVVVSNLTYVRVNYKWNYVCVLVDLFNREIIGYSAGVHKNAQLVYDAFATVKTDLRKIQMFHSDRGSEFKNELLEKVITTFEIKRSLSMKGCPYDNAVAEATFKIFKTEFVYGRTFDSLSQLRYELKSYVKWFNNNRIHGSLNYMTPVEFRKATL; from the exons ATGACAAACAGACGCGAAAAAAGAGAATTTACAAATGATTTTAAAGAACAGATGGTAAAATTATTCAACAGCGGGAAACCACGTTCAGAAATTGCCAGGGAATACGATTTAACACCATCAGCGCTTAATAATTGGATTCGCAGAATTAATGCTACCGGTTCGGCAAAAGAATGTGATAATCGTACGCCGGAAGCGACAGAATTATTGCGTCTTCGAAAAGAAAATCAAAAATTGAAAATGGAAAATGATATTT TTAAAGCAAGCAGCGCTGATACTCGGACAAAAGTAATTGTGATCCGGCAAAATGCTCACAAATACTCAGTATCAGCGATGTGTAAATGCTTGAATATAGCTAGAAGTACGTATTACTATGAATCAGCCGTGAAAAATGATGAGTCTGAAATTGAAAATGAAATCAAAAAAATATTTCAAGAAAATTACCATGTATATGGAACCAGAAAAATCAAAAAAGAATTACACAAATCAAATTTCCAGGTATCACGGCGCCGTATTGGACGGATCATGAAAAAACTGGGACTCATATCAAAATATACAGTTGCACAATTTAAGGTGCATAAACAAAAATGCAATGAAGATCCTGTAAAGAATGAATTGAACCGAGAATTTAACGGTCAGAAGCCTTATGCTGTAGTTGTAAGTAATTTGACATATGTTAGAGTAAATTACAAATGGAATTACGTGTGTGTGCTGGTAGATTTATTTAACCGTGAAATTATTGGTTATAGTGCTGGCGTGCATAAAAACGCTCAATTGGTATATGATGCCTTTGCAACAGTAAAAACAGATTTGCGAAAAATCCAAATGTTTCACTCAGACAGAGGCAGTGAATTTAAAAATGAACTGCTTGAAAAAGTAATCACTACATTTGAAATCAAACGATCTTTGAGTATGAAGGGGTGTCCGTATGACAATGCTGTTGCCGAGGCGACATTCAAAATATTTAAAACGGAATTTGTTTATGGACGCACTTTTGACAGTTTAAGCCAGTTGCGGTACGAATTAAAGAGTTATGTGAAATGGTTTAACAATAATAGAATTCATGGATCATTAAATTATATGACTCCGGTGGAATTTAGAAAAGCGACCTTATAA
- a CDS encoding ISAs1 family transposase: MDYIKEKFAIAIIEDNRHSSYVEHSLTDILIIIMCAVLCGLDELADITTYAQSNAKFLKKKFNITKIPSKATFSRILNMMDADKVASVIIEIMHDAAYCDLGDVIAVDGKAIRSTSKKGTPHSALQILTVYLTQSGIVLGQKSIHEKTNEIPVFQQLLDNLNIKDKTVTADAMHCQKETCKKIIAKHGNYVFGLKENQKTLHDNIKFFFDEEFDSKTLDSYTTVEKNGGRIDKRICKKCSDIKWLNGYKEWAGLSSIFAVKRITTTNRGTSDETGYYITSKDTDAKELLHICREHWKIESMHWLLDVTFSEDECSIISENGQKTLNSLRKLALLLHKRYLAKQLKKCSIKANLLKCLMNSQLLCEVADL; encoded by the coding sequence ATGGATTATATCAAAGAAAAATTTGCAATAGCAATAATAGAAGATAACAGACATTCAAGCTATGTAGAACATAGTTTAACAGATATACTTATTATAATAATGTGTGCCGTATTGTGTGGATTAGATGAACTGGCAGATATAACAACTTATGCACAAAGCAATGCAAAATTTTTAAAAAAGAAATTTAATATAACTAAAATCCCTTCTAAAGCTACTTTCAGCCGTATATTAAATATGATGGACGCAGATAAAGTAGCCAGTGTAATTATTGAAATAATGCATGATGCAGCATACTGTGACTTGGGCGATGTTATTGCTGTAGACGGGAAGGCAATCCGTAGTACCTCTAAAAAAGGTACACCGCATTCAGCACTGCAAATATTAACTGTATATTTAACACAAAGCGGCATCGTTTTAGGGCAAAAATCTATACATGAAAAGACGAACGAGATTCCTGTATTCCAGCAGCTATTGGATAATCTAAACATTAAGGACAAGACAGTAACGGCTGATGCGATGCATTGTCAAAAAGAAACCTGCAAGAAAATTATAGCCAAGCATGGCAATTACGTTTTTGGGCTTAAGGAAAACCAAAAGACATTGCACGATAATATTAAATTTTTCTTTGATGAAGAATTCGATAGCAAAACATTAGATTCTTATACGACAGTTGAAAAAAATGGAGGAAGAATTGATAAACGCATCTGCAAAAAATGTTCAGATATTAAATGGCTGAATGGATATAAAGAATGGGCAGGACTGAGTTCAATATTTGCAGTTAAGCGTATTACAACAACGAACCGTGGAACCAGTGATGAAACTGGTTATTATATAACAAGTAAGGATACAGATGCCAAAGAGCTTTTACATATTTGCCGTGAACATTGGAAAATTGAAAGCATGCATTGGCTGTTAGATGTAACCTTTTCGGAAGATGAGTGCTCTATTATATCTGAAAATGGGCAAAAAACTTTAAACAGCCTTAGAAAATTGGCATTACTGCTACATAAAAGATATTTAGCTAAGCAGCTTAAAAAATGTAGCATTAAAGCTAATCTGTTAAAATGTCTCATGAATAGCCAACTGTTATGTGAGGTAGCTGACTTATAA
- a CDS encoding HipA domain-containing protein — MKIILMDKEIPVIEVNINSLSGRVREITKIYNEEYLPLPVKYQTDKEYALESWIKSRSISTSRQDLSILLEAAKVETASALSLKNLGLNLSDQYWYKPKEADITWKQVNLFDNKFDTQSFSSSDDMISSYSPDMSSNGELRKFWTIKNNKRYLYKESTAPYYQQAYNEVFASKLLAELNIPHVTYKLDILKDKAYSVCETFIDHDTEYVPALYIRNACKKNNNENDYKHFLRCMKVLKIPCKRESIDTMLAFDYLINNNDRHYGNFGFIRNAETLKFIGFAPLFDHGNSLWYKDITKNMKLKSQEAKPFRSLHENQIKLIEESTISVEDITEKDITEIAHDVFEKNSLIDNERIRRIIYNIDFRAQQLRKIMTNSFRR, encoded by the coding sequence ATGAAAATTATACTTATGGATAAAGAAATTCCTGTAATAGAAGTAAATATAAATAGTTTATCTGGCCGTGTAAGGGAAATAACAAAAATATATAATGAAGAATATTTACCCTTACCAGTTAAATATCAAACTGATAAAGAATACGCATTAGAATCATGGATAAAGTCTCGAAGTATTTCAACCTCTCGACAAGATTTATCAATTTTATTAGAAGCTGCAAAGGTAGAAACTGCTAGTGCACTATCTCTTAAAAACTTAGGATTAAATTTATCTGATCAATATTGGTATAAACCTAAAGAAGCTGATATAACTTGGAAACAAGTTAATTTATTTGATAATAAATTTGATACCCAAAGTTTCTCATCTTCAGATGATATGATATCATCATATTCTCCTGATATGAGTTCTAATGGAGAACTTAGGAAATTTTGGACCATAAAAAATAATAAGCGCTATCTATATAAAGAAAGTACAGCTCCTTATTATCAGCAAGCCTATAATGAAGTTTTTGCATCGAAATTGCTAGCTGAGTTAAATATTCCTCATGTTACGTATAAATTAGATATTTTGAAAGATAAAGCATATAGTGTTTGCGAAACATTTATAGATCACGACACAGAATATGTTCCGGCGTTGTATATTCGGAATGCTTGTAAAAAAAACAACAATGAAAATGATTATAAACATTTTCTTCGTTGTATGAAAGTATTAAAAATACCCTGTAAAAGGGAATCTATTGACACAATGTTAGCATTCGATTATTTAATTAATAATAATGATAGACATTATGGTAATTTTGGTTTTATAAGAAATGCAGAAACATTAAAATTCATAGGCTTTGCACCTCTATTTGATCATGGTAATAGCCTATGGTATAAAGATATAACTAAAAACATGAAACTTAAAAGCCAGGAGGCAAAACCATTTAGAAGTTTACACGAAAATCAAATTAAGTTAATAGAAGAATCTACCATATCTGTAGAAGATATTACTGAAAAAGATATTACTGAAATTGCCCATGATGTTTTTGAAAAAAATTCACTTATTGATAATGAACGTATTAGGCGTATAATATATAATATTGATTTTCGAGCACAGCAGTTAAGGAAAATAATGACAAATTCATTTAGGCGGTAA
- a CDS encoding Fic family protein has protein sequence MKQIYNLDLAKYKIKKEQNIILAKKYLVSSIYNTAKIEGCNVTYPDTQTILAGAVINNVSVDDIQTVLNLRDAYRFMITSINTPFSLEYVCKINKYVSRNESLQWGILRSGHVGVGGTDWKPEIPDKKSTEENIKRILALNNPIDRALEYFSYAVKSQLFWDGNKRTSIIAANKILVSNQCGILNIMQENIAEFNKTLLYYYNTNDNHPLRRCLKRSIYSVDKGFNMINYYAAETELFIETANKLIREGENPRDIKEVFKKFVLDDRQNEEKNKLLESLKAFSNGR, from the coding sequence GTGAAGCAGATATATAATTTGGATTTAGCTAAGTATAAAATAAAAAAAGAACAAAATATTATACTCGCAAAAAAATACTTAGTTTCTTCTATATATAATACCGCAAAAATAGAAGGTTGTAATGTCACTTATCCAGACACGCAGACCATTCTTGCCGGAGCGGTAATAAATAATGTTTCCGTGGATGATATCCAAACGGTCTTAAATTTACGCGATGCTTACAGGTTCATGATTACCAGCATAAATACCCCTTTCTCACTAGAATATGTTTGCAAAATTAATAAATATGTTTCCCGCAACGAAAGTTTGCAATGGGGCATACTAAGAAGTGGTCATGTCGGTGTCGGTGGTACAGATTGGAAACCAGAAATTCCTGATAAAAAAAGCACGGAAGAAAATATTAAACGAATACTGGCATTAAATAATCCGATAGACAGAGCTTTAGAATATTTTTCGTATGCCGTGAAAAGCCAATTGTTTTGGGATGGGAATAAACGTACTTCCATAATAGCAGCAAATAAAATTTTAGTAAGCAATCAATGCGGTATACTGAATATCATGCAGGAAAACATAGCGGAATTTAATAAAACTTTGCTATATTATTATAATACCAACGATAACCATCCACTGCGAAGATGTCTTAAGCGTTCAATATATTCGGTAGATAAAGGATTTAACATGATTAATTATTATGCTGCGGAAACCGAATTATTTATAGAAACAGCAAATAAATTGATACGTGAGGGGGAAAATCCCCGTGATATAAAAGAAGTTTTCAAGAAGTTTGTCTTAGATGATAGACAAAATGAAGAAAAAAATAAGCTGCTGGAATCGCTTAAGGCATTTAGCAATGGCAGATAA